A genomic stretch from Deltaproteobacteria bacterium includes:
- a CDS encoding DUF3147 family protein — protein MIKGKVMEFFIKLLISVTIIIICTQIGRKFPSFSGLIATMPIISVIILVWIYSDNPGDFKLMEDFTKAALWGIVPSILFFLVAYFCFINHYHIGIVLSASFGTWLMGAFVHQWLLR, from the coding sequence ATGATAAAAGGAAAAGTCATGGAATTTTTCATAAAATTGCTTATAAGTGTTACCATTATAATTATCTGTACACAGATCGGCAGGAAGTTTCCCTCATTCAGCGGTCTGATCGCCACCATGCCCATAATAAGTGTCATCATTCTTGTCTGGATATACTCGGATAATCCGGGCGATTTCAAATTAATGGAAGATTTTACGAAGGCGGCTCTATGGGGAATTGTGCCCAGTATTTTGTTCTTTCTGGTCGCCTATTTCTGTTTTATAAACCACTATCACATCGGTATTGTCCTCAGTGCAAGTTTCGGCACATGGCTGATGGGGGCGTTTGTTCATCAGTGGTTACTGAGATAA